From a region of the Arachis ipaensis cultivar K30076 chromosome B09, Araip1.1, whole genome shotgun sequence genome:
- the LOC107615404 gene encoding uncharacterized protein LOC107615404, whose protein sequence is MWKVPSYEKSYSQPSMELVVLDKEGSRIHCFIRSVHYRLFEPILEEGKMFVLANFTMDSNTQKYRPTKHSMRIIFKRDTLVSSADDIAISIESFDFVATKEILSSVRDDLFLIGMLFDVLIVPPTSRSFP, encoded by the exons ATGTGGAAGGTTCCGTCATATGAAAAGAGTTACTCTCAACCTTCAATGGAGTTGGTTGTACTTGACAAAGAG GGATCGCGAATCCATTGTTTCATCCGGTCTGTCCATTACCGTCTTTTTGAACCGATCCTTGAGGAGGGGAAGATGTTTGTTCTGGCCAACTTTACGATGGATTCAAACACGCAGAAATACAGGCCCACCAAGCATAGTATGCGGATCATATTTAAGAGGGACACATTGGTCTCGAGTGCTGATGACATCGCTATTTCAATTGAGTCATTTGATTTCGTGGCAACCAAGGAAATATTATCTTCGGTTAGGGATGACTTATTTCTTATTGGTATGCTCTTTGATGTTCTCATTGTGCCACCCACATCTAGGTCATTTCCCTAG